Part of the Ochotona princeps isolate mOchPri1 chromosome 15, mOchPri1.hap1, whole genome shotgun sequence genome, TTCTATTACGTTTTGCTTCTTTAGCAGCAGTATTTTAaatcttcttttattttcattcaggtGAAAATGTGAAGCCAGTTGATTTTATGAATATGAAAAAATCTCATGAAGTTCAAGCAATGTCAGAACTGATCAGCAGTATTGCTGATTACTATGGAATAAAGCAGGTAAGACAATTTCCATATATTTTATTATCACTCAAATACcattttctgggcctggtgcagttgcctagcagctaaagtcctcgccttgaacgcgcaggatcccatatgggcaccagttctaatcccagctgttccacttcccatccaactccctgcttgtggtgtgggaaagcagtcgatggcccaaagccttgggaccctgcacccatgtgggagacctggaggaagctcttggctcctggctctggatcggcacagcaccaaccattgcactcacttggggagtgaaccagcatgggacggaagatcttcctctctgtctctcctcctctctgtatatctgactttgtaatgaaaataaatcttttaaaaaaagaattttcattgCACTAGAATAGAGttgtttcattccattttccgttaactttttttaatttaactttttaaaatttttattttacattttacagttttgcaggttgactttcttcctttccctctctttcctgcCTCCTTGACTCCCCTTCCCAGTGTCACCCTATGTTTTACAATAACATAGTCCTTCAACTACAGCATTCAGCTCTTTATGTGCCTCATGACATTGTAGATGTAAGCCATTGTGGAGAGTCTAGTGTTTTGTTGTCAAGCGATATTTAGCAGTTGTATTGGGTGCCTAGTTTCACTCAAGAGTAGAAAGTCATACTGCCaatctttgattcctggtactctcgTCTTCATTACATTCTTCATTTGTGACATTACAAGTGTAAACTTACTTAcctttgtaaatttttgttgtgCATTTCGGGTGAAAGTTACCGTGAATCAGAGaggacatatgatatttgtctttggatttgacttatttcactgagcgtaacaGGCTCTACTTGGGGACAttgtgttgcaaatggtagaaattcattctttttagtgactGAGTAGTACTCCAAAGAGTAGATTTACCACAGTTCCATTATCCAGTCCTCTTTTAATGGGTATTTAGGTCGCTTCCATTGTTTTTTTGATGAATTGTTGACTGTCCTGCAATGAATATAGGGatacaggttgctttctcatgtgtatgtatcaccttttttggatgtattccttTGGAgtaggattgctgggtcatatggtagatgaattttcagttgcctgagcacTCTCCagactgacttccatagtggctacacCAGTCTTCAGTACCACCAACAGTATACAATACCACCACATCCTTTCCAGCAGTTGTTGGTAGATTTCTgttatgtaggccattctcactgatATTAAGTGGAACTTAAGTATGGTTTTCATTATATTGTCTTTATTGCTAGTGTActagaacattttttcatatgtctgttagccattcattcctttgaaataaatgctcatttcttttcccatttcttaactggtttatttgctgtcattgagtttctgaagctctttatacatcctggatattagttctctatctgttgtgtagtgtgcaaacattttctcccattctgttgattacctttttgcttttttggctgtttcctttgctatacagagacttcttagtttgatgtggtcctttttgtttattttaccaACCATCTTCTTCCAAGTTGTAAACCTTTAAATTGCCTTTGACATTGCAACTCTGTTTCTCTGGAGGGATGGAGATACAGGGAAACCAACAAATAGAGCTCCTGTGGAATCTTAGAATGTAATCTTGTATTCATGAGTGTGGGCGAAGATGGTATCTATAGTTAGATTGCAGTTTTTTAAACAACATGTCTAACCCTTTGGTATTTTGCATAGAACCTTGCCAGATTATTGATTTTACATAGAGTAGTAGTATACGGAACTGTTGTGAGTTCATCTGTTTTCATGATACATTATttactgaaattttatttttgaattggcCTAATTCCAaaccctgattttttttcaatctgtatcagataaaaaaaggaaaaagtttatTGAAATTCATTTGTAAATGAGAATTTTATCTTAATCCATTAAGGAATGCTTTCTggtaaaatgaaaagaagaaatacaaaaaccATACTGCAGTCtttagacatatttttaaaaaaataagcatgttTACATAAACCATGAAGATTGATATGCATTCTTAGAGATTTTGCTTTCCATTTGTCTGGATAGATGTGAAGGGAGCCTCTTCTTGATGCATTTTAATGAGAGTTTCTTGGTTTCTTATGCAACCACAGACAAAAGAACTTCTTGTATTATATGTCACTGTAGTAATTGTGATTACTCTGGTTTTGTTAGTGTCTTGGGCCGTAAAAGAGGAGTTTTCATCAGAACCTGAGAAGGACTTGAAGCCTGTGCGCTAGCTGTTCCTACTTCTGGGTATACATAGCCATCTGGGATCTGTTGTCACGGCCGCCATAGCAACCTAAGATCCTGAGAGTCTCAAGGATTTGTTTAATGATGGGTTTTACTTTAACTATACAACTGTTTCCTTGAGTGGCTCATATTTAACAGTAGGATTTAACTGGTTTTAAGAGTTAGCTTTAGATATATAGGAAGATTGGATAATGATTTGTTATAACAATATTTCTGCAATTGTCTattcatttctctttaaaatatttttacttaatttccTAATGTAAAATGAACAGATTCCATGTATTTCACCATACAGATTTAGAATTATAGTGATACTGCTCACGCTACCCTGCCTCTGGCTCCCGTTCCCAAtttacttcttccttccttccttcgttgcttccttccatccatctatccatcctgccctccttcttccctttctttccttttttattttttttttatagtggtTTACTTTCAATTCCCTTTTCAATCACAGGCTTACACTCCATTAGGTGAAGAATTCAACAACtaacaagcaaaaaataaataaattaagtaagATAAGTGTACTCCTCAAAAATAGAGACaaaagctataaacaataatcaactcTCAAAATGTCCATATCCTTTATATAGGTTTCacgtgtttttttgttgttgttagtctAGGCCCTTCATTAGTTCATATAAATTGTGCTACCTGAACACCTGCATATCAGTTTGTTCAGAAAGCTGTGCTAGAATTTTGACTAGGGAAATAATGGGTCTGCATGTCAGTTCAAGTGAATTGCCATTTTAGTATTGAGTGTGCTATTTTACAAACATGGTGCATCTGTTTACTTAggtcttttgaaattttttcactGCAGTGTTTTAGCTTTCAGTATATAAATCTTGCACATCTTTGTTAAATTCATGAACATTCTGTTTTCATGCTATTTTTGTTTAGTTGTCTTATTCTTTCATTATATGGTGTATATTCCAACTGTTTCTGGCTGCTTTCTGTTGATTTTGAGCCATCATGTACTGCATAGTACACCTACTTTTTCTGTTAGCTTTTATGtatattcttagaattttctGAGTGCACAATCATGTAATTTATTATTGAGGACACTTTACTTTTTCCCTTCAACTGCTTGTCTTTCACAACTCTTGTAACTTGCAAGAAAACTCAAAATCATCAAAGTGATTTTCAATAGGAATAAAAAAGTTGAAATAAAAGAACAAGCATAAACAGATTATATAAATTGTttcacttgtttgtttatttgggttTACAAACAACTGCTTTCTGCTACCAGttattaaaatttctttcatttaatttgttttcctttttataggTAATCGACCTGGGTTCTGGTAAAGGCTATCTAAGCTCCTTTTTGTCGCTGAAGTATGGCTTAAAAGTTTATGGAATTGATTCCTCAAATACAAATACTCACGGAGCTAAGGAGAGAAACAGGAAATTGAAGAGGCATTGGAAATCCCATCATCCTCAGTCAAGATTGGAAGTCAATGGAACCACATTAAAAACATCAAGAGGAACAACAGAGCAAAGTGAAATGAACTACAAAGCAGATATTGAGGAAGTTTGTAGCATCAGACCAGCAAATAAAGACAAAACAACAACTTCAGATTGTTTTCCAGCTGTTTCTGATTCTGTAATTTCTAACACCAGAAAACAAATGGAACACCTACGTACTCAGCCACATCTAGAAGAAAATTGTTTGGAAAATGTTTTTTCTCTAATAGACCTTTTCCCTATTAATGAAACAGAGGCTACTTCTTCATCTAAAGGACCCAGCAAAGGAAAGGAGATGCTGGAAACAAGTCACGGGAGAAGAAATATGACGGCAAAGTCAAAGGACTCAAATATTTACTCACCTTTAACTTCTTTTATCACTGCTGATTCAGAACTACATAGCATTATTGAAGATCTTGAGgtaatttctcttttaaatttctcaatttaatttgaaaatgttttaaacagaGAATTCAATTTATGAGTGCATTTAACATGTTAAGTTGTATTTGATCACATTTTATTTGATAACACGTAAGTTGTATTTGATCACATATGTTAAGTTGTATTTGATCACATTGATCTACAAAGAGTATGATAATAAGATGTTAAACAGGAGGCTGGCATGGTAGTATtgtagctaaatcttcaccttgcaactgccagggtcccattatggaagccagttctgatctcagcagccccacttcccatctagctccctgcttgtggcttgggtgTCAAGGGTgggctgaagccttgggaccctgcacccgtatgggagacccagaagaagctcctggctcctggctttggatcagctcagttctagctgttgcagccacttggggaaaaaccagtggataaagatccttctctctgtaaatctgactttccaatagaaaataaataaatctgaaaaaaaaatgttaaataagcCTTTATTAGTCGACAGCTACTAAAATTTAGTAAAAGTGCGTTTTAGAGTACCCTCTGCTAAGTTTAGTTCTTGTAAATCAAATACATGTACAAGAACAACAGCTGAGTATTTAACTTGTCACTTTGCAATTTAGAGATTGTTGAGTATTATACAAGAAAGTTTTGCAATTTTAATTTAAACTTGAGGTAAAGACATATTTAGGGCAAAGTTATATTCAGTGTATCCTTAGTGACCAAATAGGTGACTTCCTTGAGCTAGAATGGCTTCTGAGTATTCCTTAAAGTTTcaattttttctaaattatagGAGTATATAAGTGAGGTACAATAGATCTTAAGCTCAGGTAGTGGTATATGCTACAGCAGTATTTTGTGGGAGTTCCTCCACCAACTCATTGTCTGTAAATACAAGATAGCTTTTGGAGTTGCCTTATTCTactctttttcaatttttcaaaaattcttcaCCACAGAAATGAATAAGCAAAAGATAGTCCTTGCCTGATAGCTGAccaaattattttacattttttaatgaaaaatttttcagCAGATGATTTCGGGTAGTACAGAAGTGAAAAGAACAAGTTAATCTTCACTAATTGGCTTTTCTCATATGTGAAATCAATAATTCTtgaatattcttaattttttagtAGATTTAATAACCCTAAATATCTTAAACTaacttttgaaaagaaa contains:
- the METTL25 gene encoding probable methyltransferase-like protein 25 isoform X3 produces the protein MNMKKSHEVQAMSELISSIADYYGIKQVIDLGSGKGYLSSFLSLKYGLKVYGIDSSNTNTHGAKERNRKLKRHWKSHHPQSRLEVNGTTLKTSRGTTEQSEMNYKADIEEVCSIRPANKDKTTTSDCFPAVSDSVISNTRKQMEHLRTQPHLEENCLENVFSLIDLFPINETEATSSSKGPSKGKEMLETSHGRRNMTAKSKDSNIYSPLTSFITADSELHSIIEDLEDCLLVGLHTCGDLAPNTLRIFASNSEIKGVCSVGCCYHLLSEEFENQPKECPQEKWGFPMCCYLKEEKWCCGRNARMSACLALERVEVGQGLPTESLFYRAVLQVIIKDCYGITKCEQHVGKIYSKCSSFLDYVRKSLRKLGLDDSKLPEDLIMDYYKKYKPRMNELEAFNMLKVVLAPCIETLILLDRLCYLKEQEDVTWSALVKLFDPVASPRCYAVVALKKQE